A part of Planococcus sp. MB-3u-03 genomic DNA contains:
- a CDS encoding FUSC family protein has translation MINNNMTENPALFLLHGFLVFLGGMLSWLMAMWAYPFKPHAAEAKAVKQGYVALTALAESAGSAEFYEVRQHAWSTLKSAETALSNASAKWTRSNRLVQLTLLHAQATSVYAEIIKRGDRYSAVSKETVENLRLIASSVEASGKKSFAAAPRLQTETGDALTESTRKAYDILTGQRDKRTRDTELKAEPFKAVFANAFNKHSMVFFAAIRFGVVLAFAAFVAHFLPIDPSYWVPLSAAAVMSGATILSTFNRSLQRSAGTIVGIVVAAVILSFQPDGLFIALMIFALTALTELAIVMNYAVAAFFITPNALMIAESTSQIGDLSYFASARIVDVLIGSAIGLIGVLLIGRRRASTLLPPLMSKTLRSQQRFMSLLFSPYSPDIEAQPIEQKKMRTNLSNLKLVLDTAQGELPQRPPNLALLQQVFFASEQLAFLLENAAQKDRLALSPVQLGQLHLFFEMMANALEGNWPFAEHVIPEIPGFPEIEQELAALQETVRMSTRKIELHEQDEALE, from the coding sequence TTGATCAACAATAATATGACAGAAAATCCGGCGCTATTCCTATTGCATGGCTTTCTCGTGTTCCTGGGCGGCATGCTGTCCTGGCTGATGGCGATGTGGGCTTATCCCTTCAAGCCCCATGCAGCAGAAGCAAAGGCCGTGAAACAGGGATACGTGGCACTCACCGCTTTGGCTGAATCGGCCGGGTCCGCTGAGTTCTATGAAGTCCGCCAACATGCCTGGTCCACCTTGAAATCCGCCGAAACGGCTCTCAGCAATGCAAGCGCTAAATGGACGCGCTCGAACCGGCTCGTCCAGTTGACCTTATTGCATGCGCAAGCAACATCGGTTTATGCCGAAATCATCAAACGCGGCGACCGCTATTCAGCCGTATCGAAAGAAACCGTGGAGAATTTGCGGCTCATCGCTTCATCAGTCGAAGCGTCAGGCAAAAAATCCTTTGCCGCGGCACCGCGCCTGCAGACGGAAACAGGAGATGCCTTAACCGAAAGCACTCGAAAAGCTTATGACATTCTTACAGGCCAGCGCGATAAACGGACGCGTGATACAGAACTAAAAGCGGAACCGTTCAAGGCCGTCTTTGCTAATGCTTTCAATAAACATTCCATGGTATTTTTCGCCGCCATCCGCTTCGGTGTCGTCTTGGCGTTTGCGGCATTCGTTGCCCACTTCTTGCCGATCGACCCATCGTATTGGGTGCCATTGTCGGCTGCCGCTGTCATGTCCGGCGCCACGATCCTGTCAACATTCAACCGCTCGCTTCAGCGGTCGGCTGGCACCATTGTCGGCATTGTAGTTGCCGCTGTCATTCTGTCCTTTCAACCGGATGGGCTGTTCATTGCGTTGATGATTTTTGCATTGACGGCGCTCACGGAGCTTGCGATTGTGATGAACTATGCCGTTGCGGCATTCTTCATCACGCCGAACGCATTGATGATCGCGGAAAGCACGTCGCAGATCGGAGACCTTTCCTATTTCGCTTCCGCGCGCATTGTCGACGTCTTGATCGGTTCTGCTATCGGGCTGATCGGGGTCTTATTGATCGGCAGGCGCCGTGCGTCAACGTTGCTCCCTCCGCTCATGTCCAAAACTTTGCGAAGCCAGCAGCGCTTCATGAGCCTGCTGTTTTCACCCTATAGCCCAGACATCGAGGCACAACCGATCGAACAAAAGAAAATGCGCACCAACCTAAGCAATTTGAAGTTGGTACTCGACACAGCTCAAGGTGAATTGCCGCAACGGCCACCAAATCTCGCCCTCTTGCAGCAGGTGTTTTTCGCTTCCGAACAGCTCGCCTTCCTGCTCGAAAATGCAGCGCAAAAAGACCGGCTTGCCTTATCTCCCGTTCAGCTCGGACAGCTCCATTTGTTTTTCGAAATGATGGCGAATGCGTTGGAAGGCAATTGGCCATTTGCGGAGCACGTGATTCCGGAAATCCCGGGATTCCCGGAAATCGAACAGGAACTCGCCGCCTTGCAGGAAACGGTTCGAATGAGCACACGCAAAATCGAATTACACGAACAAGACGAAGCCTTGGAATAG
- a CDS encoding cell wall-binding repeat-containing protein, with protein MDRAFKIATSFLMGVSLFGVLPATQTAQAEDLVDADVLEQGDDVSDTFYAEDNEHWYRIDVDPEQVAAHTHFEVSLQSDDELTFTVYPDAERATADQPFDPFSNYSFAEMKSTVKFPIAWEGPYYIKVSSYAEELPVELPEGGEVDEASYTIGFDGVTVKASKPTNDEQCPAELVMGEAAGDQALLDQLRVIRGEVLSQTESGKELTKLYYKLAPFIGYQAVTDASVRDSLKKNLNQLDGLITSIAENGFQSSKTITAADQKAISELYALALKTAPANLKDDVEAAGQAININKLAGKSVMSAMLPTPYVVKDASMNKVIVKVKEGETLTKAEAGTAGIQSVSEFDAEAPKFDQFFVVDLKSGMSAASTNKTLQSLEDLPEVEFVEPVQQYKLHSEDIYYDEQWSLENKGGGFGIEDADIDFEEMTKLAAPQKQGEVITAVIDTGVDYTLADLKNQMISTGYDFINDDNKAFDDQGHGTHVSGIIAAEADNDYSMTGINQSTKILPVKVLDASGYGDTEQIAYGILYATDQGADIINMSLGGGYSRVLEYAMRYANERGVTIVAASGNDGWEEVSYPASSKYAIAVGATNKLDLVSDYSSYGKDLDVVAPGTDIPSLLPDGNVTLMSGTSMAAPHVAAVAGVLKSINPNLTPGQLENLLTASADDVEFIAEDAPPGFEEDPFFEEDFPYEMEELAPGFDLVSGWGRLNGAQAILALKDKWNLADRLSGESRYDTAVEVSKKGWSTSGKAVIATGGDFPDALSAAPLAAYQNAPLLLTKTDSLPQAVKDELKRLKVTEVTLIGGQGAISPMVEMELKDLKIKTTRISGKNRYETSVNIAKKMTNSTQAVVATGSTFADALSIAPVAGSQKMPILLTKPNGLPAEVKAHFAAKAYSKTFIVGGKGAVSDSTAKEIKNPVRLSGASRYETNSAVINHFKASFDNQNMYLSTGANYPDALAGSVLAAKTKAPLVLTAPNGPNAATVKTVQTQLKTVSGIYILGGEGALPTQSIQQLFE; from the coding sequence ATGGACCGCGCGTTCAAGATTGCGACGAGTTTTTTGATGGGTGTATCACTTTTTGGCGTTTTACCGGCAACACAAACGGCGCAAGCTGAAGATTTGGTGGATGCAGATGTACTGGAACAAGGAGACGACGTAAGCGATACTTTTTATGCTGAAGATAATGAGCATTGGTACCGGATTGACGTCGATCCTGAACAAGTCGCAGCGCATACGCATTTTGAAGTTTCCCTCCAGTCAGATGATGAATTGACTTTTACCGTCTATCCGGACGCAGAACGTGCGACCGCCGACCAGCCATTCGACCCGTTTAGCAACTACAGTTTTGCAGAAATGAAATCGACTGTGAAATTTCCGATCGCTTGGGAAGGCCCTTACTACATAAAGGTATCTTCATACGCTGAAGAATTGCCGGTGGAATTGCCTGAAGGCGGAGAAGTAGACGAAGCAAGCTACACAATCGGCTTTGACGGAGTCACTGTAAAAGCATCAAAACCGACTAACGACGAGCAATGCCCGGCGGAACTTGTCATGGGCGAAGCAGCTGGAGACCAGGCGCTGCTTGACCAATTGCGCGTCATTCGCGGAGAAGTGCTTTCACAAACAGAAAGCGGCAAAGAGCTGACTAAGCTTTACTATAAACTGGCGCCGTTTATCGGTTATCAGGCCGTGACGGATGCATCCGTCCGTGATTCATTGAAGAAAAACCTTAATCAGCTCGACGGCTTGATCACGAGCATTGCGGAAAATGGCTTCCAAAGTTCGAAAACGATCACCGCAGCTGACCAGAAAGCGATCAGCGAATTGTACGCGCTCGCGTTGAAAACAGCGCCTGCGAATTTGAAAGACGATGTGGAAGCGGCAGGACAAGCAATCAATATTAACAAACTGGCTGGAAAATCAGTCATGTCGGCAATGCTTCCGACTCCATACGTCGTAAAAGATGCTTCCATGAACAAAGTCATCGTGAAAGTAAAAGAAGGCGAAACGCTGACAAAAGCGGAAGCTGGGACAGCTGGCATCCAGTCGGTTTCAGAGTTTGACGCCGAAGCGCCGAAATTCGACCAGTTCTTCGTGGTGGATTTGAAGTCGGGCATGTCAGCCGCTTCAACGAATAAAACTTTGCAGTCGCTTGAAGACTTGCCGGAAGTCGAATTCGTCGAACCGGTACAGCAATACAAGCTTCATTCAGAAGACATCTATTATGACGAGCAATGGTCGCTTGAAAATAAGGGCGGCGGCTTTGGCATCGAAGACGCTGACATCGATTTCGAGGAAATGACGAAGCTGGCAGCTCCTCAAAAGCAAGGAGAAGTCATCACCGCGGTCATCGATACCGGCGTTGATTACACACTGGCCGATTTGAAGAACCAAATGATCAGCACTGGCTACGATTTCATCAATGATGACAACAAAGCGTTCGACGACCAAGGACACGGCACGCACGTTTCCGGCATCATTGCAGCGGAAGCGGACAACGATTATTCGATGACGGGCATTAACCAGTCGACGAAAATCCTGCCGGTGAAAGTGCTTGATGCGTCAGGTTACGGCGATACAGAACAAATTGCATACGGCATCCTGTACGCAACAGACCAAGGAGCCGATATTATCAACATGAGCCTTGGCGGCGGCTATAGCCGTGTCTTGGAATATGCGATGAGATACGCAAACGAGCGTGGCGTGACAATCGTCGCAGCTTCAGGAAATGACGGATGGGAAGAAGTTTCTTACCCGGCATCATCGAAATACGCGATCGCTGTCGGCGCAACGAATAAACTTGACCTGGTATCGGATTACTCGAGCTATGGCAAAGATCTTGACGTTGTCGCACCGGGTACGGACATCCCGAGTTTGCTGCCGGACGGTAATGTGACATTGATGTCTGGAACATCGATGGCAGCTCCTCACGTCGCGGCCGTTGCAGGTGTCTTGAAATCGATCAACCCGAATCTCACACCAGGACAGTTGGAAAATTTACTGACGGCTTCAGCGGATGACGTTGAGTTTATCGCAGAAGATGCTCCTCCTGGTTTCGAGGAAGATCCTTTCTTTGAAGAAGATTTCCCGTATGAAATGGAAGAATTGGCACCTGGCTTTGACCTTGTCTCAGGATGGGGCCGTTTGAACGGGGCACAAGCGATTCTTGCACTGAAAGATAAATGGAATCTCGCTGATCGCCTCAGCGGGGAAAGCCGCTACGATACAGCGGTAGAAGTTTCGAAAAAAGGCTGGAGCACATCCGGCAAAGCCGTGATTGCAACAGGCGGCGATTTCCCGGATGCCTTGAGTGCAGCTCCGCTTGCAGCGTATCAAAACGCACCATTGTTACTCACGAAAACCGATTCGCTTCCACAAGCGGTAAAAGATGAATTGAAACGTTTGAAAGTAACCGAAGTAACGTTGATCGGCGGACAGGGTGCCATCAGCCCAATGGTCGAAATGGAACTGAAAGACCTTAAGATTAAAACAACACGCATCAGCGGCAAAAACCGCTACGAAACATCAGTCAACATTGCGAAAAAAATGACGAACTCGACGCAAGCAGTCGTGGCAACCGGTTCAACATTTGCCGATGCCTTGTCGATCGCACCGGTCGCAGGCAGCCAGAAAATGCCGATCTTGCTGACGAAACCGAATGGCTTGCCAGCGGAAGTGAAAGCACACTTCGCGGCAAAAGCTTATAGCAAAACCTTCATCGTTGGCGGTAAGGGCGCTGTTTCTGACAGCACAGCAAAAGAAATCAAAAACCCGGTCCGTTTGTCCGGCGCATCACGCTACGAAACGAACAGCGCGGTCATCAACCATTTCAAAGCATCTTTCGATAACCAGAACATGTACTTGTCGACCGGCGCGAACTACCCGGATGCACTCGCTGGGTCCGTATTGGCAGCAAAAACGAAAGCACCACTTGTCTTGACTGCACCGAACGGGCCGAATGCGGCGACCGTGAAAACAGTTCAAACACAGCTGAAAACCGTCAGCGGCATTTACATCCTTGGCGGTGAAGGCGCTTTGCCGACGCAAAGCATCCAGCAATTGTTCGAGTAA
- a CDS encoding GNAT family N-acetyltransferase, protein MKNGYLFESERLGFRRWKTSDHAPFAALNANPDVMEFFPKTLSRTESDALIERIEAHFEEKGYGLWAVERKEDGAFIGFIGLLDVNFDIGIEDATEIGWRLEKKFWKKGYATEGANACLAYAFEELGKREIYSFTSTVNTPSETVMKRIGMEKAGEFEHPRVPQGSPLRKHVLYKKELTQE, encoded by the coding sequence ATGAAGAACGGCTATTTATTCGAATCCGAACGGCTCGGGTTCAGGCGTTGGAAAACGTCTGACCATGCGCCGTTTGCGGCTTTGAATGCAAACCCTGACGTGATGGAGTTCTTTCCTAAAACCTTGAGCCGTACAGAATCGGACGCCTTGATCGAGCGAATCGAAGCGCATTTCGAGGAGAAGGGCTATGGGCTTTGGGCGGTGGAACGGAAAGAGGACGGGGCGTTTATCGGCTTTATCGGTTTATTGGATGTCAATTTCGATATCGGAATTGAAGACGCAACTGAGATCGGCTGGCGCTTGGAAAAGAAGTTTTGGAAAAAAGGCTATGCGACAGAAGGGGCGAATGCTTGCCTGGCGTATGCATTCGAAGAGCTTGGCAAAAGAGAAATCTACTCGTTCACTTCAACGGTCAACACACCGTCTGAAACCGTCATGAAGCGGATTGGCATGGAGAAAGCAGGGGAATTCGAGCATCCACGCGTTCCACAAGGCAGTCCGTTAAGAAAGCATGTTTTGTATAAAAAAGAGTTAACACAAGAATGA
- a CDS encoding M20/M25/M40 family metallo-hydrolase encodes MKWKTAFLSALLVTSSFYAAPTGLFEQQAAQAAPGKSGAAFDQKVIARIDQERMYEDVYHLTETIGPRVAGTEAEKETADFLEQRLESYGYEVEVQEFSIPNLVIGHLHTESGDEVLINIPSGSAATADAGLTAQLYDAGLGYPADFSADASGKIALIQRGGFTFAEKVKNAEAAGAAGVLIYNNIDQAGPLNPSLGGNEMAIPVGGITKASGEALKTDVLAADATVTLTVQAFEGATSENIIATRTPKKGGSDGIVHVSAHYDSVPFAAGASDNASGTAVALEIARVLKSYPIDEEVRFVFVGAEEIGLLGSRHYVSELTEDEVARSIGNFNMDMVGTSWDNATAIYMNTLDGQANIVTETAKATGERIGTPSELILYQRGSSDHVPFYEAGIPAVNFIRREPGTANLEPYYHTPLDTIEFISAERLKEAGDLVGASVYQLIRK; translated from the coding sequence ATGAAGTGGAAAACGGCGTTTTTATCGGCGCTGCTCGTCACGTCCAGTTTTTACGCAGCACCGACCGGCCTGTTCGAACAGCAGGCCGCGCAAGCAGCTCCAGGGAAAAGCGGCGCGGCATTCGACCAGAAAGTGATTGCGCGCATCGACCAGGAGCGGATGTATGAAGATGTCTACCATCTGACCGAAACGATCGGCCCGCGCGTCGCGGGAACCGAAGCGGAGAAAGAAACCGCGGATTTCCTGGAACAGCGCCTTGAATCCTACGGCTATGAAGTCGAGGTACAGGAATTCAGCATCCCGAATTTGGTGATTGGGCATTTGCATACCGAATCGGGAGATGAAGTATTGATCAATATTCCATCGGGTTCCGCGGCGACAGCTGACGCAGGCTTAACGGCGCAGCTGTATGATGCGGGACTCGGCTATCCGGCTGATTTCAGCGCGGACGCGTCAGGGAAAATCGCCTTGATCCAACGCGGTGGCTTCACCTTTGCGGAAAAAGTAAAGAATGCCGAAGCAGCAGGGGCTGCAGGCGTCTTGATCTATAACAATATCGACCAGGCGGGGCCGCTCAATCCGTCACTCGGCGGCAATGAAATGGCCATCCCGGTCGGCGGCATCACCAAAGCGAGCGGGGAAGCGTTGAAAACGGACGTCCTGGCAGCGGACGCAACTGTCACGTTGACCGTCCAGGCGTTTGAAGGCGCGACCTCGGAAAACATCATCGCGACACGCACGCCGAAAAAAGGCGGCAGTGACGGCATCGTCCACGTCAGCGCGCATTACGACAGCGTGCCGTTCGCGGCCGGTGCGAGCGACAATGCATCCGGTACGGCCGTGGCACTCGAAATTGCACGCGTCTTGAAGAGCTATCCGATCGATGAAGAAGTGCGCTTTGTCTTTGTCGGCGCTGAAGAAATCGGCTTGCTCGGCTCGCGCCATTACGTCAGCGAACTGACAGAGGACGAAGTGGCGAGAAGCATCGGCAACTTCAATATGGACATGGTCGGCACGTCTTGGGACAACGCCACGGCGATTTACATGAACACGCTCGATGGCCAGGCGAACATCGTCACGGAAACCGCGAAAGCGACCGGCGAACGCATCGGCACGCCGTCTGAACTGATTCTGTATCAGCGCGGATCGTCCGACCACGTGCCGTTCTACGAAGCGGGCATTCCGGCAGTGAACTTTATCCGCAGAGAGCCGGGCACGGCGAACCTTGAGCCGTATTACCACACGCCGCTTGATACGATTGAATTCATCAGCGCAGAACGCCTGAAAGAAGCAGGCGATTTGGTCGGTGCATCCGTTTACCAATTGATCCGAAAATAA
- a CDS encoding PAS domain-containing protein translates to MNHLKTEIKSELLEAMLNGSRVAAVVTDPEQQDNPIIYYNETFAQLTGYAEHEIIGKNCRFLQGDNTDRFTIGKIRQAIQKCEKITVTLENCRKNGTTFWNRLNIEPVTMDGHLYFIGTQTDITQEVEQQVELNEKEQEINEQMLPILPIDDHIGAVALVGKMNNMRFDALTSKLSHFVRDTRTRHTSSTSRACYGRRIFSTPTY, encoded by the coding sequence ATGAACCATTTAAAGACAGAGATTAAAAGCGAATTATTGGAAGCGATGCTGAACGGCAGCCGGGTAGCGGCCGTCGTCACAGACCCCGAACAACAAGACAACCCAATCATCTACTATAATGAAACCTTCGCACAACTGACAGGTTACGCAGAACACGAGATCATCGGAAAAAACTGCCGCTTTTTGCAAGGCGACAACACCGACCGTTTCACCATCGGAAAGATTAGGCAAGCAATTCAAAAGTGTGAAAAAATCACCGTGACGCTGGAAAACTGCCGGAAAAACGGCACGACGTTCTGGAACCGCCTGAACATTGAACCTGTTACGATGGACGGCCACCTGTATTTTATCGGCACGCAAACGGACATCACCCAGGAAGTCGAACAGCAAGTAGAATTGAACGAAAAAGAGCAGGAAATCAACGAACAGATGCTGCCGATCTTGCCAATCGACGATCATATCGGCGCAGTCGCGTTGGTCGGGAAAATGAACAATATGCGTTTTGATGCCCTCACGTCCAAATTGAGCCATTTCGTCCGCGACACGCGCACTCGGCACACATCATCGACGTCACGGGCGTGCTATGGGAGAAGAATTTTCTCTACACCAACCTATTGA
- a CDS encoding DUF5996 family protein produces MDVIKHSEWADTKFTLHLISQILGKIKLETAQQEPQWAHVTLAVTPNGFTTGLLFHQDRAFQVDLDIYESRIFINVEGNVQSVALETAKSIKTYFEEIFEVLASKGIELKINPKPQEMAYKNNLNEDDTPLTFNWEQAIRGLKLFHFAAAEQLKFIGPLRSRKMKPALFWGTFDVSSLVLPGIRQPYPEDKVIEKAAFDEHFIEYGFWLGDGNVDVPAFFVLPYPFVNKELDSERLKPADAYFEASLSEYFLMLDKVADSSQPTQAMQEFFRSTFDILSEELGWPDCSYYFTPLDMPVQKAKK; encoded by the coding sequence ATGGATGTGATCAAGCATTCCGAATGGGCTGATACAAAGTTCACTTTGCATTTGATTTCACAGATCCTCGGCAAGATTAAACTCGAAACCGCCCAGCAAGAGCCGCAATGGGCACACGTCACACTCGCTGTGACGCCAAACGGGTTTACGACGGGCTTGTTGTTCCATCAAGATCGTGCGTTTCAAGTCGATTTGGATATTTACGAAAGCCGAATCTTCATTAATGTCGAAGGGAATGTTCAGTCCGTGGCACTTGAAACGGCCAAATCGATTAAAACTTATTTCGAAGAGATCTTCGAAGTGCTGGCATCGAAAGGCATTGAGTTGAAGATCAACCCGAAGCCGCAGGAGATGGCGTATAAGAACAATCTCAACGAAGACGACACGCCGCTAACCTTCAACTGGGAACAGGCGATACGCGGGCTCAAACTCTTTCATTTTGCGGCTGCTGAACAGCTGAAGTTTATCGGTCCGCTGCGCTCCCGGAAAATGAAGCCTGCTTTGTTCTGGGGAACCTTCGACGTTTCGTCACTCGTTTTGCCAGGCATCCGCCAGCCGTATCCGGAAGACAAAGTCATCGAAAAAGCGGCGTTCGATGAACATTTCATAGAGTACGGGTTCTGGCTCGGCGACGGCAATGTTGATGTGCCCGCGTTTTTTGTACTGCCGTACCCGTTCGTCAATAAAGAACTCGACAGCGAACGCTTAAAGCCTGCCGATGCGTATTTTGAAGCTTCGCTAAGCGAATACTTCCTGATGCTCGATAAAGTCGCCGACTCGTCCCAACCGACTCAAGCGATGCAGGAATTTTTCCGCTCGACTTTTGACATCCTCAGCGAAGAACTGGGCTGGCCGGACTGTTCGTATTACTTTACGCCACTCGATATGCCAGTGCAGAAAGCGAAAAAATGA
- a CDS encoding M20/M25/M40 family metallo-hydrolase, with amino-acid sequence MKKDHLSNEVKTTGLKKKFLSYTLAGALVLSVSPMTLPVADSGTASVAYAANGNSGAAHDQKIVNRVDAERAIEHIRYLSEEIGSRPGGLEGEKEAADYVADTLQGLGFDVEYQYFPVADQYIGEAAFSDGTVWEMGAAPNGKVSQQAVEAPVIYVEGGASAADFPADTEGKIVLLTRESSTAAYRTQVDNAIEAGAAGVILQSVVGGRGNYGSTFNPNLTKSYDVPVYGAAYIQGEWLKEQLADGPVSLNLTATHYTDLESVNVIGTKKAKSKDADAKEVLLTAHMDSVVGAPGANDNASGTALMLELARVFKSYNTDKDMKFIAFGSEERGLLGARYYVDQLSQAERDKIEAVYNPDMVATSYEKAENLYAMTVDGSSNIVTESTVAAGARLGNSDILPGQFGSSDHVPFHNAGIPAALFIWMGIDSWNPLVYHIEKVYHTPQDTIEDNVSEERMQSALEVIGAGLFDVVRKDVPGVKH; translated from the coding sequence ATGAAAAAAGACCATCTATCAAATGAAGTGAAAACCACAGGGCTGAAAAAGAAATTCCTGAGCTATACACTGGCCGGGGCGCTCGTCTTGAGTGTCTCCCCAATGACCTTGCCGGTCGCGGATTCGGGCACGGCAAGCGTCGCCTATGCGGCGAACGGCAATTCCGGCGCAGCGCATGATCAGAAGATCGTCAACCGCGTCGATGCGGAGCGGGCGATTGAGCACATCCGCTACTTGTCTGAAGAAATCGGTTCCCGCCCGGGCGGACTCGAAGGGGAGAAAGAAGCGGCTGATTATGTGGCGGACACGTTACAAGGGCTTGGCTTTGACGTCGAGTACCAGTACTTCCCGGTAGCGGACCAGTATATCGGGGAAGCTGCATTTTCTGACGGCACCGTTTGGGAAATGGGCGCTGCGCCGAACGGCAAAGTGAGCCAGCAGGCAGTTGAGGCACCGGTCATTTACGTGGAGGGCGGCGCATCGGCAGCCGATTTCCCGGCAGATACCGAAGGCAAGATTGTCCTGTTGACGCGCGAGTCATCGACCGCTGCTTATCGTACACAAGTCGATAACGCGATCGAAGCGGGAGCAGCGGGCGTCATCCTGCAAAGTGTCGTCGGCGGCCGCGGCAACTACGGCTCGACGTTCAACCCGAACCTGACGAAATCCTATGACGTGCCGGTATACGGGGCGGCGTACATCCAAGGCGAATGGCTGAAAGAACAGCTCGCGGATGGGCCGGTCAGCCTGAACTTGACCGCGACGCATTATACGGACCTCGAATCGGTCAACGTCATCGGAACGAAAAAAGCGAAATCGAAAGATGCGGATGCTAAGGAAGTGCTGCTGACGGCCCATATGGATAGCGTCGTCGGTGCACCGGGCGCGAACGATAACGCGTCCGGAACAGCCCTGATGCTCGAATTGGCACGCGTCTTCAAAAGCTACAACACCGATAAGGACATGAAGTTCATTGCCTTTGGTTCTGAGGAGCGCGGCTTGCTTGGCGCACGTTATTACGTCGATCAGTTGAGCCAGGCGGAGCGTGACAAGATCGAAGCGGTCTACAATCCGGACATGGTGGCGACAAGCTACGAGAAAGCGGAAAATCTGTATGCGATGACCGTCGACGGCTCAAGCAACATCGTCACTGAATCGACCGTCGCTGCCGGTGCACGCCTCGGGAACTCGGACATCCTCCCAGGCCAGTTCGGCTCGAGTGACCATGTACCGTTCCATAATGCAGGCATCCCGGCCGCCCTCTTCATCTGGATGGGTATCGACAGCTGGAACCCTCTCGTCTACCACATTGAAAAAGTCTATCACACGCCACAAGACACTATTGAAGACAATGTCTCCGAAGAACGCATGCAATCAGCGCTTGAAGTGATCGGCGCAGGCCTGTTCGATGTGGTCCGGAAAGATGTGCCAGGGGTTAAGCATTGA
- a CDS encoding type 1 glutamine amidotransferase family protein, with product MNEKVLFVLLDEYADWEAASLAAALNEEPECDGRRFDVKTVSLTKDPVTSIGGFTVLPDYSIDDAPEEFAGLILIGGNSWRKDGSERVMELVDKVLSQQAVLGAICDASVFLGKNGLLNDVPHTSNHLEDLQETAGDRYTNEAHYLQQQAVRSSQLITANGSAFLEFGKEVLEALNAAPQPEIDEWYGFFKQGYYDYLKSQQ from the coding sequence ATGAACGAAAAAGTCCTTTTTGTGTTGCTGGATGAGTATGCCGACTGGGAAGCAGCGTCTTTGGCGGCGGCGTTGAATGAAGAGCCCGAATGCGACGGGCGGAGATTCGATGTGAAGACGGTATCGCTGACGAAAGATCCGGTCACATCGATCGGCGGCTTCACCGTATTGCCGGATTATAGTATCGACGATGCCCCGGAGGAATTTGCCGGATTGATCCTGATCGGCGGCAATTCCTGGCGCAAAGACGGCAGCGAACGCGTCATGGAGCTGGTCGACAAAGTGCTCAGCCAGCAAGCCGTGCTTGGCGCCATTTGCGATGCCTCGGTATTTCTCGGAAAGAACGGCTTGTTAAACGATGTGCCGCATACGAGCAATCATCTGGAAGATTTGCAGGAAACTGCAGGCGACCGCTACACGAATGAAGCGCACTATCTCCAGCAGCAAGCGGTCCGCAGCAGCCAGCTCATTACCGCCAACGGCTCCGCCTTCCTCGAATTCGGGAAAGAAGTGCTGGAAGCGCTGAATGCCGCACCGCAGCCGGAAATTGATGAATGGTATGGTTTTTTCAAGCAAGGCTATTACGATTACTTGAAGTCGCAGCAATAG